TCGAGCCCGGTGGCCAGCCGGTCACCGGCGAGGCCACCACGATCGTTGCGGGGGTCACCGTTGGCGAACCGGTCCGGGAGGACGAAGTAGAACTGCTCGGCCCGCGCCGAGTTACCGCCCGCCTTCAGCAGTTCCTCGGCCGTGGGCTCAGCGCGCCACTGGGTCGCACCGCCAACGGCGAGGAAGGCACTGCCGGGTGGTTGGGCGGCCGCGGCGGCGGGTGGCACGGCGACCGGAGTGCCGACGAGCGTGAGAGTGAGCAGGGAGACGAGGGCCAGCAGGGCGGTGCGCGGTATCGGCGGGGGTTTCATCGACGCCTTCCTCTGGTCGCTGATTGGCCGCACGCTAACCCTTGCCGAAACATTCTGCAATACCTTGCAAACATGGTCGCAACAAAGCAGCATCCTTGCGGAAGCGCCCTGGCCGCGCCGCTCAGAACCCGCTGCAGCGCACCCCGTCGACAGTGCACTCCCGTGGCGTACCGCTGGTCCGTTCCAGATGGAACCGCAACGACACGGAACCACCGGGCCGCACGTCCACCCCACTGACGTACGTGAAGCCGCCGTCGGTCTGCCGGAGCGTCCCCTGTGGTACGCCCTCCACCCAGGTCGTCACCAACCGCCCACCGGAGAACTCCAACCGCACCGTCCAACCACGGCTCTGGGCAGACGAGTTGACCATCGACACCTCGCCGATGAAGCCCCCGTCGAAGGTTTGCACCACCCGGTACCGTCCACTCACCGCCGGCTGACCCTGCGGAGCCCGGCTCGGCGACCGCGTCACCGTCGGCGCGCCCGTCCGGCCGGCCGGCGGTGACACCGAACCGGCCGTGGCACTCGGCGGCAGCCCGCTCGCACGCCCGGACAACCCCGGCCGCACCGGCGCCGACGCCGGGCCCGGAGCGCTCGGCGCGGCCACCACCGACGGCGGCGGCAACGCCGGCGGCAGCGACGCACCACCCGGCGCGGGACTACGCCCCCGGTACGCGCCCAACGCCACGAAGAGCAGGACCACCATCACGACGACACCAGCGCCCACCACGATCCAGGGCGACGACACGATCGCGACCGGACCGTTCGACAGTCGCGGGGCGCGACGCATGCCGGACATGTACCTCCCTCAGCGGACCGTCCGGGCAGCGTATCGACCGGCAGGCCGCCCGGGGAAGCGCCGACGACGCACCCGCGCCGCGCCACCAACCCGCCTCCGACTCAGCCGAGCCGACAGTCGACCCCGTTGATCGTGCACCGCAGCGGCCGCTCCGCCGACTCACCCCAGCCGAGGCGCAGCCGCAACGTCCGAGAATCACCAGGGTCCAGCGAACGGGTGC
The window above is part of the Micromonospora sp. LH3U1 genome. Proteins encoded here:
- a CDS encoding cellulose binding domain-containing protein, which encodes MSGMRRAPRLSNGPVAIVSSPWIVVGAGVVVMVVLLFVALGAYRGRSPAPGGASLPPALPPPSVVAAPSAPGPASAPVRPGLSGRASGLPPSATAGSVSPPAGRTGAPTVTRSPSRAPQGQPAVSGRYRVVQTFDGGFIGEVSMVNSSAQSRGWTVRLEFSGGRLVTTWVEGVPQGTLRQTDGGFTYVSGVDVRPGGSVSLRFHLERTSGTPRECTVDGVRCSGF